AATGAGCTTCATCACGTGATCCTGCAGGCCCGTGAGGACCAGCAGACCGCCCGTAGAGTTGCACAGGCGGTTGGCAATCAGAATAGAGCTCAGTCCCGACGAATCGGTGTACTTCACATTTTGAAGGTCGAGGATCAGGTTGTTGATGCCTTCGGCGTTGAGCTTCACGAACTCCGATTTCAGATCGGGCGCGACGGTAGTGTCGAGCTTTTTCTCGTCAATCGTGATAATCGTGTAGTTCTCTTTTTTATCAATGGAGTACTTCATACGGGACGTCTTCGGTAGTACGTGGGAGTTGCGAAGGTAGTAAAAAAATGAATGTCTGAATCTAAGAGAAATCAGCCATTAATTGATGCGCGCGGATAATTATCGGCCCGGAAAAGCAAAGGTAAGCGTGGCCCAGGTGCTTTGCCAATCGGCTGCGGCGGGGGTGGGGTGAGGCTCCATCCGGACGGTGCTCAGCAGCACGTCGGCGGGTTGGAGTAGGCGTAACAGCGTACGGCCATTATTGTTGGTGCGCAGGGTAAAATGTTGGGTAGTGCCCCCGGCGTGGGGCCGCAACCAGGCCCGGAGCGCTTGGTTGGGAGCAGGGCGCCCGGCAGCCAACACAACCACGGTGAGGGCTGCTCCGGGGCGCAGCGTATACGGGTTCTGCTCCAAAAGGATTTCGAGCGGGTGCCCTAGGTGCCGTTGCCAGGTGGTATCGGCGGGGGCGGGGGTGCCCACCCGGATGAGCGTTTTGGCGCAGCGGCGGTACTGCTCGCGGGCCGGGGCGACGGCCTGGCCGCGGCGCTGGCGTAGGGCCAGCACGTCGTTGAGGCCTTCGGCGCGCAGGTAATCGGAAAAGGCCGGGCCCGTGAAGCCAAGGCTGGCGTTGTTGGTTTGGAGCGCCAGCAGGTGAGTGCCGGCTTGCTCGAGCAACACGCTGGTTTGCAGGGTATCGGCCTGGCGGGCCATGGCCGTGAGGTTGGCCTTGCGGCCGCCCGGCTGCAGGTGCACCAGCTCGGCGAGGCGCTGGCTGGTGCCGGCCCACCGCTCGCCCCGAAACTGCTGGCCCACCCAGCGCCCTAGGTGCACGCGGCTGCCGGGCGCCACAACAAAGCGCACGGGCTGCAGCCAGAACTCGTTGGCCGAAGCACCTAGGGCAAGCAGCAAAGCCGAAAGCAAGCCAACACGTCGGAGAAGCATCCGACAAAGATGGGCGAACGGCAAACAATTTTAGAAGATAGAGGTATTGTGTTTGTTGAATGTTTGTTGACCAAAACTTAAACAAAACATGAAAGCTTCCCCAAACCTGCTTGCGCGCGTGCTAACCCGTGCGTGGATGATTTGCGCCGTATTGGCCAGCCTGGGCCTCGCCGCCTGCGACGACGACGACGATGACGCCGGACCCGCCCAATCCAACATTGTGCAGGTGGCGCAAAGCAACTCCAACCTCACCACCTTGGTAGCGGCCGTGCAAAAGGCAGATTTGGCCACCACGCTCAGCGGCACCACCCAGCTAACGGTGTTTGCCCCCACCAACGACGCATTTGCGCAGCTGCCCGCCCCGTTTAACAATGCCCAGAACATCGGCGCCATCACCGATGCCAACCAGATTGCCACCCTGCGCGGCATTTTGCTGTACCACGTGCTGGCCGGCGAGCTAACCGCCAGCGGCCTGAGCGCGCAGGCCTACCCCACGCAGCGCCCCGCCACCGCCGGCACCAACGACAACCGCATTTACATCAGCAAGCCCGCCGCGGGCGGCGTGGCCATCAACGGCAACACGCGCGTAACGCAGGCCGATGTAGACGCCAGCAACGGCGTGGTGCACGTGATTGATCGGGTGCTGCTGCCGCCCTCGCAGCGCATTTCGGAGATTGTGGTAGCACGCGCTTCGGCCAGCACCAACCCCGAGTTTACCTTGCTGCTGCAAGCCTTGCAACGGCCCGCCGCTTCGGCGTTGCTGGCGGCGGCCGCCAACCCCGCCTCCAACCTCACGGTGTTCGCGCCTACCGATGCTGCTTTCCGGGCCTTGCTGCAGCAGCTCAACCTCACCAACCTCAGCCAAGTACCCGATAACGTGCTGGTGGGCGTGCTGCAGCTGCACATCGTGAACAACACCCGGGCCTTCTCGACGGACCTCACCAACAACCAAACCGTGGGCACGCTCAACGGCAACGTAACCATTGGCGTGAGCGGCAACGCCGTAACCGTGCGCGGCAACGGCAACGGCAACACGCCGGCCAACGTGGTAACGGCCAACGTGCACGCCAGCAACGGCGTGGTGCACGTGATTGATCGGGTGCTGCTGCCGTAGTGCGGCGCCCGAACCCTAGGTGCCCCGCCCAAAAAAGGCCGCTGCCAGTGCTGGCAGCGGCCTTTTTTGGGCGGGGCACCTAGGGCTACTCACGCTCCATGGCCAGGGCGTAGGCGCGGTCGTAGTACTGGCGCAGCTGGTGCCAGTCGAACTGCTCGGATGCGCTTTCCACCTGGTTGCGCTGGGTAATCCGCTCGCGGCGGTTCTGAATGACGAAGCGCCAGAGCATGTCGCACAGCTCGTCGGCGGCCTCATCGAAGCTCTTTTCTTTGCGCCGCACCACAAAAATGCCTTTCTGCTCGTGCTCGGGCACGTGTTGCTGCACGTAGTCGCCGAAACCCGATAGGTCGGAGGTAATGGCCGGCACGCCGCGGGCCACGCATTCGAGCGGGGTGTAGCCCCAGGGCTCGTAGTAGCTCGGGAAAACCCCTAGGTGGCAGCCGCGCACAAACTGCCCGTACTCCATGCCGAACAGCGGCGAGGTGGGCGACACGAAATCGGGGTGGTACACCACCTTCACGCGGTCGTGGCGGTTGTTCACGAGGTTGGCCCGGCGCAGGAAATCCAGGATTTCGTCGCTCGCGTCGTCGACGAGGTTGTGGGTGATAACCGGCGGCAGGCGCGAGGTTTTCCAGCTTTGCAGCGTGCGGCGGTAGCGCAGCTTCCAGTAGTCGTCGACCAACTCAGAAAGGTTGGGCAGCTGGTACTCGGTGCTGCTGGCGGCCTGGTAAAACAGCCGCTCGCCCACCTGCTGCTCAATGGCCTGGCAGGTGTCGCGCACCTCATCGAGCATGGCCCGGCTTTGCAGCACATCGGGGTTGATGCTGTGGTAAGGGCGTTTGGTGATGATGAACAGCACTACCTGTCCCTCCAGGCCGCTTTGCTGAATGCGGTAGTTGAGGCGGGCCAGGGCTTCCAGCGTCAAATCGAAGCCTTTGTTGTGGTACTCGTAGCGGCCCGAGGTGAACAGGTAGAGCGTCTTATCGAGGTCGAAGGAGTACGACTGGAAGAAGTGCGCCATCACGAACTCGTGGATGCGCTGCTTGTACTGCTGGTGCAGGTTCTGGAACTCGTGCAGGGCCACAAACCGCTCGATGTTGAGGCCGTTGGGCAACACCGCGTCGGGGATGCGGTCGAGCAGGTAAATGCACTCGCGCACCGTTAGCTCCGACACCGTGGTGAACACGTGCGAGCCGTGCGCGGCGGCGCGCTCCATGCGCACGGCCGTTTCGATGTTGAAGTGCCGCGCCTCCCGCTCCCAGTCTACGTACAGCAGGTGGTCGTAGAAGTTGGGGTCGTTCATGGCCAGGTAGCGGCCCAACAGCGTGGCGTGGGTGGTAAATACCAGGTGCGCCTTGGTTTGCTCGCGGCGCAGGGCCGGTATGGCCGAGCCCACCATCCACTCATGAAAGTGCGCCAGCAGCTGCAGGTTGGCCTCGGCCAGCTCGGCCTCCAGCGCCTGCACAAACAGCTTGGCCAGGTGCCCAAACGCCGTTACCTGGTGCAGCAAATCGTCGTGGTCGGGCGACGGAATGCCGTGCTGCTCCCACAAATCTTTCTTCAGCTGATTGAGCTGCGGATAGGCCTGGTAGGGCGAGAGCAGCACCACGCGCGGCTTGCCCGTTACGAGCCAGTGGCCGTAGCACACATCCAGGCCCTGCTGGCGCAGTTTTTTTACGGCGCGGGCAATGGGGTCGGCATACGCAGCGGCCATCTGCGTATCGGAAAGCGGCTCGAACTCGGCCTGCGCCGTTTGCGGAAAATACGGGCCCACCAGGCAGTACCGGTCGCCCCAGCCCTCCACGGTAGCCGGCACCTTCGAGCGGATTACCGTGTAGATACCGCCCACTTGGTTGCATACTTCCCAGGCTACTTCCACGAGCAGGGCACCGGGTACTACGGCTTCGGGGGCGGGCATAGGAAACTGCATAAGGTGGCAAGATTGGTGGAGGCGGGTGAAATATAGGCTTGATTGGCGCTTAGGCAACCGCTGATTACGTACGCAACGCGGTTTGTAGCGCGGCAATCCGTTGCGCGGCGCCAACCTACGGTTCGGCGCTACACCTCGGCCGATTGCGACAGAATCAGCGCCGAATATGCCGGCAGGCCAAACTCGGCAAACTGCGGGCAGCCGTCGTAGTCGCCCGCCTGCGTGTCGGCACCTAGGGCCGGGAAGTTGTCGAAATCGGCGTCGTAGCCCTCCCAGTCGCTGTTGAAGCGCACGTGCCAGTGGCCGGCGGCGGGCAGGCCCAGGCGGTAGGCCTCGTGGGTGGTGTTGCTGAAGTTCAGGATTACCACCACGGTATCGTGGGGGCCGCCTTCGTGTGCCCAGCGCTGGTAGGCTAGCACTTTTTGCTCGTGGTTGAGGTGCAGCAGTTGGGTGTGCTGGCCCAGCAGGCCGGCCGAGTGGCCGTGCAGGTTGCGGCGTAGGGCAATCAGGTCGCGGTAGAGGTGCACGAGGCCGCGGTGCTCCTGGGCGCGGCGCCAGTCGAGTGGTTGGTCGTCGGAGAAATAACCGTCCTGCAAAAACTCCTGCCCCTGAAAGATCATCGGGATGCCCGGCGCCGTGAACACCAGCGCGGCACCTAGGGCGGCGCGCTTTTTCGGGAACCAGTGGGCGGCCTCGCCGGGCATAATCTCCTCGGGCACGCGCGATTTGCCGTTGGCCACCTCGTCGTGCGACTCGGTGTAGATGACGCGCTGAAAAGCATCACCGTTGTAGCACTGCAGCAGGCTTTCGGCCACGGCCCCTAGGTCGCGGTCGGCGTCGTGCTGCGTGATGAGGGCATCGCGCACGCGGTTCACGAAGGCCGCATCCCACTGCGCGGCAAACCCCTGCCCGTCGGCCTCCGGGGCGCGGGTGATGTACTCGTTGCCCAGCAGGTCTTCGGCGATGGTGATTTTCCAGGGCATCCGCTCCCGGATTTCCTCGTTGATCCAGCGCATCAAACTCCAGCCATCGGGCAGGTCGCGGGCGGGGTCGGCGGAGCCATCTACGTTGCGCACGTGGGCAATGGCGTCGGCGCGCAGGCCATCTACGCGGTATTCTTCCAGCCAAAACAGGGCGTTGTCGCGGATGTACTGGCGCACCTCGGGGCGACCGTAATCGGGGCGGTTGTGGCCCCAGGGCGTTTCGGCGCGCCAGTCGTTGTAGAAGTAAATACCGCCGCCGTCGTTTTCGTGCCAGCCATCGAACTGCCACAAATCCAGGTCGCCGGGGCCAAAGTGGTTGTACACCACATCGAGCACCACGGCAATGCCGTGCTGGTGGGCGGCTTTTACGAGTTGCTTGAACGCCAGCGGCCCGCCGTAATCGGTTTCGAGCGCGAAGGGGTGGGAGGGGTTGTAGCCCCACGAGCGGCTGCCCGGAAACTCGGTGGCCGGCATCACCTCGATGCAGTTGATGCCCAGCTTTTGCAGGTAGGGCAGGCGCGCAATTACATCCAGAAAAGTGCCGGGCCGCTCGGCGTCGGGGGCGTTGAAGGTGCCCACGTGCAGCTCGTAAATCACCAGCTCGTTCCAGGCGGGCATGGTAAACTGGTCGTCGGCCCAGTCGAAGGCGGGGTCGTGCACCACGGAGTTGCCGCTCGAGTGCGTTACCTCGCGGGCGTAGGGGTCGTTGCGGGTAAGGGCGTGGCCCTCGGCGGTACGCAGCCAAAAGCGGTACTCGGCGCCGGCTTGCACCGCGGGCACATTGGCAGCCCAGTAGCCGTTGGGCTCGGGCAGCAGCGGGTGCTGCCGGGGGTTCCAGTCGTTAAAATCGCCGACTACCGAAACGGCGGTGGCGTTGGGGGCCCATACCCGAAAGGCGGTGCCCGTGGCATGAAGAATGGCTCCCATCCC
The sequence above is drawn from the Hymenobacter sp. YIM 151858-1 genome and encodes:
- a CDS encoding STAS domain-containing protein; the encoded protein is MKYSIDKKENYTIITIDEKKLDTTVAPDLKSEFVKLNAEGINNLILDLQNVKYTDSSGLSSILIANRLCNSTGGLLVLTGLQDHVMKLITISKLESVLHILPTVEEGIDRIFLHAIERDLTNKE
- a CDS encoding DUF4198 domain-containing protein, translated to MLLRRVGLLSALLLALGASANEFWLQPVRFVVAPGSRVHLGRWVGQQFRGERWAGTSQRLAELVHLQPGGRKANLTAMARQADTLQTSVLLEQAGTHLLALQTNNASLGFTGPAFSDYLRAEGLNDVLALRQRRGQAVAPAREQYRRCAKTLIRVGTPAPADTTWQRHLGHPLEILLEQNPYTLRPGAALTVVVLAAGRPAPNQALRAWLRPHAGGTTQHFTLRTNNNGRTLLRLLQPADVLLSTVRMEPHPTPAAADWQSTWATLTFAFPGR
- a CDS encoding fasciclin domain-containing protein; translation: MKASPNLLARVLTRAWMICAVLASLGLAACDDDDDDAGPAQSNIVQVAQSNSNLTTLVAAVQKADLATTLSGTTQLTVFAPTNDAFAQLPAPFNNAQNIGAITDANQIATLRGILLYHVLAGELTASGLSAQAYPTQRPATAGTNDNRIYISKPAAGGVAINGNTRVTQADVDASNGVVHVIDRVLLPPSQRISEIVVARASASTNPEFTLLLQALQRPAASALLAAAANPASNLTVFAPTDAAFRALLQQLNLTNLSQVPDNVLVGVLQLHIVNNTRAFSTDLTNNQTVGTLNGNVTIGVSGNAVTVRGNGNGNTPANVVTANVHASNGVVHVIDRVLLP
- a CDS encoding glycosyltransferase; protein product: MQFPMPAPEAVVPGALLVEVAWEVCNQVGGIYTVIRSKVPATVEGWGDRYCLVGPYFPQTAQAEFEPLSDTQMAAAYADPIARAVKKLRQQGLDVCYGHWLVTGKPRVVLLSPYQAYPQLNQLKKDLWEQHGIPSPDHDDLLHQVTAFGHLAKLFVQALEAELAEANLQLLAHFHEWMVGSAIPALRREQTKAHLVFTTHATLLGRYLAMNDPNFYDHLLYVDWEREARHFNIETAVRMERAAAHGSHVFTTVSELTVRECIYLLDRIPDAVLPNGLNIERFVALHEFQNLHQQYKQRIHEFVMAHFFQSYSFDLDKTLYLFTSGRYEYHNKGFDLTLEALARLNYRIQQSGLEGQVVLFIITKRPYHSINPDVLQSRAMLDEVRDTCQAIEQQVGERLFYQAASSTEYQLPNLSELVDDYWKLRYRRTLQSWKTSRLPPVITHNLVDDASDEILDFLRRANLVNNRHDRVKVVYHPDFVSPTSPLFGMEYGQFVRGCHLGVFPSYYEPWGYTPLECVARGVPAITSDLSGFGDYVQQHVPEHEQKGIFVVRRKEKSFDEAADELCDMLWRFVIQNRRERITQRNQVESASEQFDWHQLRQYYDRAYALAMERE
- a CDS encoding alpha-amylase family glycosyl hydrolase; the protein is MSATTLGAAPAAAAPVAALPAGMGAILHATGTAFRVWAPNATAVSVVGDFNDWNPRQHPLLPEPNGYWAANVPAVQAGAEYRFWLRTAEGHALTRNDPYAREVTHSSGNSVVHDPAFDWADDQFTMPAWNELVIYELHVGTFNAPDAERPGTFLDVIARLPYLQKLGINCIEVMPATEFPGSRSWGYNPSHPFALETDYGGPLAFKQLVKAAHQHGIAVVLDVVYNHFGPGDLDLWQFDGWHENDGGGIYFYNDWRAETPWGHNRPDYGRPEVRQYIRDNALFWLEEYRVDGLRADAIAHVRNVDGSADPARDLPDGWSLMRWINEEIRERMPWKITIAEDLLGNEYITRAPEADGQGFAAQWDAAFVNRVRDALITQHDADRDLGAVAESLLQCYNGDAFQRVIYTESHDEVANGKSRVPEEIMPGEAAHWFPKKRAALGAALVFTAPGIPMIFQGQEFLQDGYFSDDQPLDWRRAQEHRGLVHLYRDLIALRRNLHGHSAGLLGQHTQLLHLNHEQKVLAYQRWAHEGGPHDTVVVILNFSNTTHEAYRLGLPAAGHWHVRFNSDWEGYDADFDNFPALGADTQAGDYDGCPQFAEFGLPAYSALILSQSAEV